The Watersipora subatra chromosome 1, tzWatSuba1.1, whole genome shotgun sequence genome has a window encoding:
- the LOC137406340 gene encoding uncharacterized protein, whose protein sequence is MRMRFLSTIITLYLQIKNWVIGEVSISSVYAPRQSSSSSSGSGSSGLTILKRLKKFYNTNMTDAYTTTIIAGGMTVSAGFIVSFYRLSLSPICFNLRSPDCFNTTGHELGTPPEDHPSNYVDLSTSLSASMLNFSLNAFMFVGGLYTGYVMSNHYGRCKAMVVSSVPSIFGWCLLLGYATTENSALFFGCEALNALSAGLVIVSALVYLVEVCNRKQYVYTSCCVSLSILVGFLFGWILHFHVSPTVIYIHYTGRSVDEKLHDAIQYLPYSTLHWVIFATAGLCIAFANVIATCFLPESPYWLVQTRSFSAALASLEMLNSVYEDNAKELEDIKALELSDESLNVMKSPSKGCLGTQTNVFLSYVSLILLQQMGGANIVYSLIQPLYEYTYSDKESAVTITAYASCVYLLLACALSKMYSHQKYMLCVTLVATVSSMCYSSFLKLSLNKYNINSYALYIIWPHVFSLGLSAAQLLPIIHCIASLKTSYLRSRACFVLLSVATFGFYLMSFLRLSVSCYVLVTFFAVSNASSFVLLVLHPLI, encoded by the coding sequence ATGAGAATGAGGTTTCTCTCCACCATTATAACACTATATCTTCAAATAAAGAACTGGGTGATAGGGGAAGTATCCATTTCTAGCGTTTATGCTCCACGCCAATCATCGTCATCATCATCAGGTAGCGGTAGCAGCGGATTGACAATTCTGAAGCGTCTCAAAAAGTTCTACAACACTAACATGACGGATGCCTACACCACGACCATCATTGCTGGAGGAATGACTGTTTCTGCTGGTTTTATTGTATCATTCTATAGACTCTCTCTTTCACCCATTTGTTTCAATCTACGCAGCCCTGACTGTTTCAATACAACTGGGCATGAACTTGGGACTCCACCTGAAGATCATCCTTCAAACTATGTTGATCTTTCGACCTCCCTTTCCGCTTCCATGTTAAACTTTTCGCTGAACGCATTTATGTTTGTCGGAGGTCTCTATACTGGATATGTGATGTCTAATCACTATGGGAGGTGTAAAGCGATGGTGGTCTCATCTGTCCCGAGTATCTTCGGTTGGTGTCTGCTGCTCGGCTATGCAACGACTGAAAACTCTGCACTATTTTTTGGTTGCGAAGCTCTAAATGCTTTAAGTGCGGGACTAGTGATAGTTTCAGCTCTGGTCTATTTAGTCGAAGTGTGCAACAGGAAGCAGTATGTGTATACTAGTTGCTGTGTTTCCTTATCCATTCTTGTAGGCTTTCTGTTCGGTTGGATTCTTCACTTTCACGTGTCCCCAACAGtcatatatattcattatacTGGTCGCAGTGTggatgaaaaacttcatgatGCAATCCAATATTTACCTTACTCCACACTCCACTGGGTGATATTTGCCACGGCTGGCCTATGCATCGCTTTTGCAAATGTTATCGCTACTTGCTTTTTACCTGAATCACCGTATTGGTTGGTACAAACAAGAAGCTTTAGTGCTGCGTTGGCATCTTTGGAGATGCTGAACAGTGTATATGAAGACAATGCGAAAGAACTGGAAGACATCAAAGCTTTGGAACTGTCTGATGAATCATTAAATGTTATGAAATCACCCTCAAAAGGTTGTTTAGGTACTCAAACCAACGTCTTTCTCTCATATGTCTCCTTGATCCTCCTTCAGCAAATGGGCGGGGCTAATATCGTCTATTCGTTAATACAGCCTCTATATGAATACACATACTCGGATAAGGAAAGTGCTGTTACCATCACTGCATACGCCTcatgtgtatatttattactcgcTTGTGCACTTTCTAAAATGTACAGTCATCAAAAATATATGCTTTGTGTCACTTTAGTTGCTACTGTATCATCTATGTGCTATAGCTCATTTCTGAAATTGTCCTTGAACAAGTATAACATAAACTCGTATGCACTATACATAATATGGCCTCATGTATTCAGTCTTGGTCTTTCAGCTGCTCAACTTTTGCCTATTATACACTGCATTGCCTCCCTTAAGACATCTTATTTGCGGTCACGAGCTTGTTTTGTGCTGCTTAGTGTTGCTACTTTTGGATTTTACCTCATGTCATTTTTGAGGTTAAGTGTATCTTGTTATGTGCTCGTTactttttttgctgtttcaaatgCCTCTTCATTTGTTTTGCTTGTGCTTCATCCATTAATTTAA
- the LOC137408470 gene encoding uncharacterized protein yields MSVRSRSEAAADPVATSSDTGIQTVSMEDVNIDIIDSLPIPPPYISEPLPLTTHNSQRRRSISIEQITNCDDMETQRRKVCCDVVLCKFCLAGCLRFRRVLFMMTSAGLLSIIASVILGAARTLENNFLTLSLMFAGLGIVLLSVVIIGWRCTPSDHEPCHLLFGLGSYAIVPQRPFFGRRIRRSSRFYWFGDRLFPEFRYRRPPPSYAVSMQDYNQFSCDFLQVNHVPATPPPVYKLYNSQRNRARKGVHILYPRLPTDPHCLPPLYRERIGYQSRRHNGLHSGSIELTGEDNQAFQRDVPNVTEPSEDNGQRAASPDKDLVVSDNIGAVQQSVLNETEQPSSSPETSLSNHSQDNFKAKQKQVSKCKNSRKVDQTDSRGDSSHTHGKSCPASKRFYDNLGAVTHL; encoded by the exons ATGTCTGTACGTAGCAGGTCAGAGGCAGCAGCTGACCCGGTTGCGACGAGCTCTGATACTGGAATCCAAACAGTTAGCATGGAAGATGTTAACATCGACATTATAGACAGCTTACCAATACCTCCACCTTACATTTCAGAGCCTCTTCCACTGACAACCCACAATAGTCAGCGTCGTCGTAGTATCTCTATCGAACAAATAACGAACTGCGATGACATGGAGACTCAACGTAGAAAGGTTTGCTGCGACGTCGTGCTCTGTAAATTCTGTCTCGCAGGCTGCCTACGGTTCCGCAGGGTGCTGTTTatgatgacatctgctgggcTGCTCAGTATCATTGCCTCGGTTATACTAGGAGCTGCCCGAACTCTAGAGAACAACTTTCTTACACTATCCTTGATGTTTGCAG GGTTGGGAATAGTTCTTTTATCAGTTGTAATAATCGGGTGGCGCTGCACACCTTCTGATCACGAGCCATGCCACTTGCTCTTCGGCTTGGGATCTTATGCTATTGTTCCACAAAGACCGTTTTTTGGGAGAAGGATACGGCGGAGCTCCAGGTTTTACTGGTTTGGAG ATCGACTGTTTCCTGAATTCAGATACAGAAGGCCTCCTCCATCATATGCTGTATCTATGCAGGATTATAACCAATTTTCTTGTGATTTTCTCCAAGTAAACCATGTGCCGGCAACACCACCTCCCGTATATAAGCTATACAACTCTCAAAGAAATCGTGCTAGAAAGGGGGTGCATATACTTTACCCACGACTCCCTACCGACCCACATTGCCTTCCTCCACTCTACAGAGAAAGAATCGGCTATCAGTCTCGCAGACATAATGGGCTACATTCAGGCAGCATTGAGTTAACAGGAGAAGACAATCAAGCATTTCAGCGTGATGTGCCAAATGTTACTGAACCTTCAGAAGATAATGGCCAAAGAGCTGCTTCCCCTGACAAGGACTTGGTAGTCTCTGACAACATTGGTGCAGTGCAGCAATCAGTACTGAATGAAACTGAACAGCCTTCCTCTTCTCCAGAGACAAGTCTAAGTAATCATAGTCAAGACAACttcaaagcaaaacaaaaacaagtcAGCAAATGTAAAAACTCACGTAAAGTTGACCAAACGGACTCTCGTGGAGATTCATCACATACACATGGTAAATCTTGTCCTGCATCTAAACGCTTCTACGATAACCTTGGGGCAGTGACACATTTGTAG